GGCGCCTTCGCCGCGCGCGCGCGTTCGAAATCGCCATCCACGGTCCAGCCGTGGGTGACAAGCAGTTCCAGGTAAGGACCGCTGCAAGCGCCGGTTACGACGGACGCGGCAACCAAGGCGGCCAAAGTCAGACCCTTGTGCATCGACATTCTCCTACGCGAAAACGGCTTCCCCCTCGTTCGATCCCGAATTCTATACCCGAGGGAAGGCAGGGATCAACGCACGTTGACGATTCCGACGCTCCCGCCCGAGAAGACCAGGGGGATCAAGTCGTCCTGGAATTCGTAGTGGCCGTCGTTCAGGGGAACGAAATGAATTTCCACCGTCCTCTGGGCCGGGATGGTCAGCAGGCTGTGGCAGCCCGGTCCATCCTCGTCGGTGCCGCGGGTCACCTTGGCGATGGAGATGTTGCGGAAGAACTCGGGGGCCTTGAAGGTATGGAATTCGTCGTCGCCATTGACGATCCGCAGAATGGTCGGCCGCCCTTTCGCTGCATGGACGACCATGGGCGAGAAATTGCCTTGGCGGATGCGGATGGCGGCGACGTCGGCCTTCTCCCAGACCTCCGCTTCGATTCCGCGCGCCGTCCCGGTGTCGCAGCCCCCGAACAGGCCGCCGCGCGCCGTTCCGTTGGTCTCGCAAGCGGCCAAGCCCAAAGCCACGATCGCCGCCAGACTTGCCTGCAAAGCTTTTCGCATGGGAGTCTCCCTCGCCACGTGCCCCGGAATCTAGCGTATCCGCCGCGCCCTCGCTACCAGATTTATGAGGCAGGGCGTCCCAGAATGGCACGTCCCAGCTTTTCCAGGCTGGCTCGCAATTCGGGATCGGCAATGCCGGCGATGCTGCGGGCGAGGGCTTCCTCCTCCTCCGGTTCCAAAGGGCGGAGAACGGGCGGGCGGGGCGGGACGGGGCGGGAAGGCAGGGGACCCTGCAGCAGCTTCACCCGGCCCACCGCCCGGTAGCCGAAGTAGCCGTTGATCCTCTCGATCAGC
This Magnetospirillum sp. WYHS-4 DNA region includes the following protein-coding sequences:
- a CDS encoding cupredoxin domain-containing protein; its protein translation is MRKALQASLAAIVALGLAACETNGTARGGLFGGCDTGTARGIEAEVWEKADVAAIRIRQGNFSPMVVHAAKGRPTILRIVNGDDEFHTFKAPEFFRNISIAKVTRGTDEDGPGCHSLLTIPAQRTVEIHFVPLNDGHYEFQDDLIPLVFSGGSVGIVNVR